The following are encoded in a window of Bos indicus isolate NIAB-ARS_2022 breed Sahiwal x Tharparkar chromosome 7, NIAB-ARS_B.indTharparkar_mat_pri_1.0, whole genome shotgun sequence genomic DNA:
- the LOC109561558 gene encoding olfactory receptor 7D4-like, with product METENQTVISKFILLGLSDDADLQPLLIGLFLSMYLVCVTGNLLIILAIISESNLHTPMYFFLSNLSFTDICFTSTIVPKMLVNIQKQNKGITYEGCLTQMYFFMTFAGLDNLLLTVMAYDRFVAICHPLHYTVIMNPRLCGLLLLLSWLICLTYSLLQSLMVLRVSFCKETEIPHFFCELAQILKLACSDTLVNDIVLYFVTGLLGIIPLTGILFSYSRIIFSIMGMSSSGGKYKAFSTCGSHLSVVSLFYGAGLGVYLTSGTAHPSRKGSVASVMYTIVTPMLNPFIYSLRNRDMKGALRRLFTRGTYSQ from the coding sequence ATGGAAACAGAGAATCAGACAGTTATTTCAAAATTCATCCTTCTGGGGCTCTCGGATGATGCGGACCTTCAGCCCCTCCTCATTGGACTGTTCCTGTCCATGTACCTGGTCTGTGTTACAGggaacctgctcatcatcctggccaTCATCTCTGAGTCcaacctccacacccccatgtacttcttcctctccaacctgtccttCACTGACATCTGTTTCACCTCCACCATAGTCCCCAAGATGTTAGTAAATATCCAGAAGCAGAACAAAGGCATCACGTATGAAGGATGCCTTACCCAGATGTATTTTTTCATGACCTTTGCTGGGCTAGATAATTTGCTACTgacagtgatggcctatgaccggttCGTGGCCATCTGTCACCCGCTGCACTACACAGTCATCATGAACCCTCGCCTTTGTGGTCTCCTGCTTCTGCTTTCTTGGCTGATCTGCCTGACATATTCTTTGTTGCAAAGTTTGATGGTTTTGAGGGTATCTTTCTGCAAAGAGACAGAAATCCCCCACTTCTTCTGTGAACTTGCTCAAATTCTCAAGCTTGCCTGCTCTGACACCCTTGTCAATGACATTGTGCTGTATTTTGTAACTGGCTTGCTGGGTATTATTCCCCTGACTGGGATCCTTTTCTCTTATTCTAGAATTATCTTCTCCATAATGGGCATGTCATCTTCTGGGGGGAAGTATAAAGCCTTTTCCACCTGTGGGTCTCACCTCTCAGTTGTCTCCTTGTTCTATGGCGCAGGCCTTGGGGTCTACCTCACTTCAGGAACAGCCCACCCCTCCAGAAAGGGTTCAGTAGCCTCGGTGATGTACACAATAGTcacccccatgctgaaccccttcatctacagtctgaggaacAGGGACATGAAGGGGGCTCTAAGGAGACTTTTCACTAGAGGAACATACTCTCAGTGA
- the LOC109561187 gene encoding olfactory receptor 7D2 encodes MEAGNRTGVSEFILLGFSEDPELQPLIFGLFLSMYLVTVLGNLLIILAIIFDSHLHTPMYFFLSNLSLVDICFSTSIVPKMLLSIHTDNKAISYMDCLTQVYFSMLFPILDTLLLTSMAYDRFVAICHPLQYTVIMNPHLCGWLVFITWLIGVLTSLLHICLMKHLTFCRDPEIPHFFCELTHILELACSDTFLNWTLIYFMTGVLGVFPLIGILFSYSRIAASIRKMSSSGGKQKAFSTCGSHLSVVSLFYGTGVGVHFTSAVTHSPQKVSVASVMYSVVTPMLNPFIYSLRNKDVKGALRRLLNRTTSCL; translated from the coding sequence ATGGAAGCAGGAAACAGAACAGGAGTTTCAGAGTTTATTCTCCTTGGGTTCTCTGAGGACCCAGAACTGCAGCCCCTCATATTTGGGCTGTTCCTGTCCATGTACTTGGTCACTGTGCTTGGCAACCTGCTCATCATCTTGGCCATCATTTttgactcccacctccacacccccatgtacttcttcctctcaaaCCTGTCCTTGGTTGACATCTGTTTCAGCACCAGCATAGTCCCCAAGATGCTACTGAGCATCCATACAGATAACAAAGCCATCTCCTACATGGACTGCCTCACTCAGGTGTATTTTTCCATGCTTTTTCCTATCCTGGACACTCTGCTCCTGACTTCCATGGCCTATGACCGATTTGTGGCCATCTGTCACCCCCTGCAGTACACGGTCATCATGAACCCACACCTCTGTGGTTGGCTGGTTTTTATTACCTGGCTCATTGGTGTCCTGACATCCCTCCTTCACATTTGTCTGATGAAGCACCTGACCTTCTGTAGAGATCCTGAAATTCCACATTTCTTCTGTGAACTGACACATATTCTTGAATTGGCCTGCTCTGATACCTTCCTGAACTGGACTTTGATATATTTTATGACTGGTGTTCTGGGTGTTTTCCCCCTCATTGGGATTCTTTTCTCCTACTCACGAATTGCTGCATCCATAAGGAAGATGTCCTCATCTGGGGGAAAGCAAAAAGCATTTTCCACCTGTGGGTCTCACCTCTCAGTCGTTTCTTTATTTTATGGGACAGGTGTGGGGGTCCATTTCACTTCTGCAGTGACTCACTCCCCCCAGAAAGTCTCAGTGGCCTCCGTGATGTACAGCGTGGTGACCCCCATGttgaaccccttcatctacagcctgaggaacaagGATGTGAAGGGAGCCCTCAGAAGGCTCCTCAACAGAACAACCTCTTGTTTGTGA